In Williamsoniiplasma luminosum, the genomic stretch TATTACGTGGAGTTGATAGAAATTCTATCGAACGTGGACAAGTTCTTGCCAAAATTGGAACTATTAAACCACACACAAAATTAAAAGCTTCAGTTTATGCTTTAACTTCAGAAGAAGGTGGACGTCACAAACCGTTCTTTAACAAATACCGTCCTCAGTTCTACTTCCGTACAACTGACGTGACTGGAGAAGTTACATTAACAAAAGGTGTTGACATGGTTATGCCTGGAGATAACGTGGAAATGGAAATTGAATTAATTAAACCAGTTGCCATTGAACAAGGAACTAAATTCTCAATCCGTGAAGGTGGAAGAACTATTGGAGCCGGAACTGTTATTGGAATCGAAAACTAATTAACTATTTTTAGACAATATTAAAAAACAACTTTTGCAAGTTGTTTTTTTCTTTTTTTATGAATTTTGTATATGATTGAGGTAAAGGAGGGTAATTGGTCTTAAAAAAGGCAAAAAAAGTTTATCAAATGAGTAAAATTAACATTTGATAATTCTTTTTTAGATTATTTGTTGCTTAATAGAAAAAATACTATATCTTTTTATTGTGAGCAAAACAAAGGTACTAAAGTTATGAAATTAAAACTATTTTTTAAACAATCTTTAAAAGACTTCATAACGCGTTGACCGCTTTATTTAGTTTTTAACTTATTTTTCATAGTAGCAACTTCACTTGCTTTAGGTTTACTTGTGTTTAGTGCAACTTTTACCAAAGATATTAGTCAAACTATGGGCTTGGACAGATACCCCAATGCAAGATTTATTACTCAAAAATATTTAGTTCAATATGAAGGTGAAAAACCACTAGAAGATAGATATAAAAACTTATTTATTCAACAAGAACAAGCAGGATTACCCGTCTATAATTTTTATTGAGACACAATTAAAGAGGTTGAAAATCCAGGAATTGATGAAAAAATATTTACTGGAGTCATCAATGATCTTTATAAATATTTTGCTTATTTTGAAGGTGATATTTATCGCTGAGATCCGAGTAGAATGATCACAAATTCTTATTTGCAAACACTTCCGACATTGCGACACATTATAAGCAAAGGAGAGTTAAAAATGATTAATCTCTATGTTTCTAAAATTCAAAGTGTTTTTAGATCACAATTTCGAGTTAATAATATTCAAACCGCTTTTATTCTTGATAAATACGTCAAACAAAATCCTGAACAACAAGATTTTGCTTTTCAGTTTGAAAGAACATGAAAAAGTAAAGTTGCAATTGCTAATGTGGATCAAAATTTCAGTGCTGAAATTTTGACAACAACACCTTGAATGGGCGATCTTTATAAAGGTTATTATGGTGACGAAACTAGTGAATTATTGGATGTAGATAAAACCGCCACAATACCTAACTATAAGTTATTTCATGAAAATTATTTAAACTATACCAATTACATTCAATGGGTTAATTTAAATGCTGAACAAAATAAAGACTATCTAAATAAAGCTAGTCCAAAGTTTGGTCATTTCTTCTATACTCAACCAAAAACTAAGGAAGATTTAAATTTAAAAATTGGGAACATTTATAATGTTACGGTAAATAATAAAACAGAAACTAAATCTTATCCTTTACTTTTTGCTGGGACTAATATGGATGCAAGCAATGTGTGACATAGAACAGGTTCTTCTCAATTGTATATGCCAGTGCAAATGATTGATAAAATGTTTTATGAAACTTTTCACAATGAAGAGAGTCCGCTTACAAATTTAGAACAATATAATTTTTATTCAAAAAATTTTAACCCTGATCAATTTCCATTAAAATTTTGAAAGGAAAATAGCATCGAAACTGGGCAAAAATATTTTTCACAATGATTCCAAAATAACATGATGAAAAAGGTAGATTGACGTCCTGAACCCAATTTACAAATTTCTACTTATTGAGAAAAACATGAAACTTTTACAAATGTGACACTAACATTAAAAATATTTCTTTCACTTGCAATCATCATTGTTATCTTTGTTTTGGCTTTATTATTTTTAATTTTCTTCTTCATCAGTCAACAAATCATTTTACTTCAACAAAGACATTTGTTCTTTTTAAAATCTTTAGGAATCAACAATTGGGAATTATCGCTTCTGACAACACTCTCATTTTTAGTTCCGATTATAATTGGTTTTGTCTTAAGTATTCTTGGTTCATTTTGAATTAAAAATATTTTCATGAATATAACATATGAAAACTTGAACTTCTATCACGATTTTTTTGCAACCGATCTTGTCTCAATCTTGGTTTCAATGGGTTTAATTTTAATTAATGTTGTTGCTTTCTTTGTGATCAATATTTTCATTATCAATTCTAAAGTTTTGAAAATATCTGGAATGGGTGTGGCCAAAACCTTACCTAAATTTCAAGTTCATTTGAAATATACAGTGCGAAAATTGAATAGTAAAACCAGAATTGGTTTGGCATTTGCGTTTAAAAATATTTATAAGAATATAGTTTCTTATGTGATTTTAACCTTGGCTTTTACTGTTATTCTCTTTTCATTTCAATTTCAAAGATCGATGGGGATGTCAATTAAAACTTATGAAAATTGAAACAGTCCTTATCAATCAATAAAATTTAATCGTTCAATGCCTGTTTATGCCTATGCTCTCGATCGAGCAAGAACAAACGATGCTTTTGTCAAAGCATATGATGTGATTGATGTTAATGAATTAAAACAGGAAGATGCCTTGGATGATAAATTTTGAGCACAAGATTTGCCACAAAAAGCACAAACATTAAACTCAGAAATGAATGGTAAGTACATTCCTAAAAAAACCATTATTAACATTGTTGACAAAATAATCAAAAACCCTAGTTATGAAAATGACATCACTAAAAAGATGAAGGAATTAGAAGATTTGACCAAAACACCAGGTTTAAGTATTTCAGTCAATATGATGTTAAATAAATTGGTTGACATTAAACAAAGAATTCCGACATTTGATGGAATTAATATTGTCTTTGGAAAGATTGTTGGTCAAAAGCGTGCCCCCACAATTAGTGAGGGCAAACAAATTGGTATTTTTACCACAAATGCAACTGATCCAAAAATTGGAATTGGTTTAAATATTGTTGCATTTGAAAATGATAATGATTCAAAAGAACGCTTTTATTATGATTCTAATTTTGCAAAAAATACCAGAGAATTAATAGGTTATAGAAGTAATGTTCTAAACAGAGCTCCTCGACCAAGTCTTTTGGTAAATATTTCTAAGCATTATGCTGATTTTGCACATTTAAAACCAGGTGATCAATTTAATATCAACTTAGAAGGCCTACCAGCAATTATCAAACGCTCAATCTCAACAAGAACAAATTATGATAATCTCAATTCATTAAGTTTGAAAGTTAATAAAATTATCACCCAAGACACATATATGTTATCGGTTTACTTGCCGCAATCTAATCTGTTTAAATACCTTTCAATAATCAATTCCAAAGATCCGACTTTGGGATTATTGTATGATCACACATTCAGAAAAATGATTGATAACAACAATCCAATATATGTAACAAATTCCTTTTTCTCACAAAATAAAACCCCAATGCAACTTGAATATTTAACATTCCCGATTGCCAATTATGATAGTGGGACACCTGGCTCATCAATTAGTGATTATTTCAAAAATTCACATAGCAAAATAATCCAATATTTGAATAATATGGAATCAGATGTTTTATTATTTAATATAGTCACAAAAAGACTCGAAACCCTAACCCAACCTTTTGCTGGAATTATGAGAAATACGATTTTACTGACAACGGCAATTGCGGTCACAATTTCGATGATTATTACAATTCTGGCCTTATTGGAAAATAGAGAAACCATTTTACTTCTTAAAACCATGGGGTATAAAAGAAAAGAGGTTCTGAAATATTTAGTAAGTGGATATTTAATATCGGCCTTTTTAGCTTTGGCCACAAGTATTCTACTTTCATGAATTCTAATTAATATTGCTTCCACACTGATGATTCAAAATCTCGATTTGGCAATTCCATTTGTTTGAAATCTCCCATTCATTTTGATTTGAGCAGGACTAATTATTGGGTTCTCATCTTTGGTGATTATTTCAATTATTATCTATACTAAAAAACAATTACCGCGAAATGCGTTAGCTGTTTTATAACCATTTTAAAAATGGTGTTTTTAAAATGTTATAATAAAAATCAATGAAGGAGAAATTAAAAATGATTAATTTAAATGCAAAACAAGAAGAAGTTACATTAGTAGCGGTAACCGAAACAAATCTTCCAAAATTTGTTTCAAAAGAAGATGCAAGCACGACTTTGATTAGTAGTGAGGCAAAAATTTACATGGTTTTAAACGCCAAAACCAATGATCGTCGTAAGCAATTAAAAAAAGCTTTCGCAAATTTTGTTGCAACAAATAAAGTGAATCTAAATATTGATTTAGATTCAATTATAGCAATTGCAAAAGATTTAGATCCAAAAATTGTGTTCAACACAATTTTTGAAACTATTGATTTTGTAAGTTTCAAATCGTTTTCTTTAAAAGAAAAACAAGAAGAAAGCAAAATTGTTTACAATCTTTTAACAAAACACGATTTCCAAAAAGAACATGCAATTGAAGTGATTAAAACTGAAATGACAAACTATGCCAGAGTTTTACAAGACACTCCACCAAACATTGGAACATCAGTTTACTTTGCTAAAAAAATTGTTGATGATGCGAAAAAAATTGCTGGAATCAATGCCAAAATTCTTGGAGTTAAAGAAGCTAAAGAATTGGGAATGGGATTATTCTTGGGTGTTAATGCTGGATCAAACGTTGAAGGACAAGTTGTGGTTTTAGAATACACAAGTGATGCCAAATTACCAAAAACAGCACTTGTTGGAAAAGGAATTACATTTGACTCTGGAGGTTATAATTTAAAACCAGCACAATTTATGGATGGTATGAAATTTGATATGTCTGGGGCAGCAATTATGTTAACAACTGTGATGGCTTTAGCAAAAGCTAAAGCCAAAGCAAATGTTGTTGCGATTGGAATGTTTACTGATAACCGTATTGGTGGAAACGCGACTTTAACTGAATCAGTTTTAACTTCAATGAATGGTAAAACTGTTCAAATCGACAACACAGATGCTGAAGGAAGATTAGTTTTAGCTGATGGAATTACTTATGCAGTTCGTGAACAAAAAGCTGATCGTGTGATTGATTTAGCAACTCTAACTGGGGCAATTACCATTGCATTAGGTCATTGATTTACTGGAGCATTTTCAAAAAATGACGAACTATATGCTGAAGCTGAAAAAGCAGCTAAAGTTGCTGGTGAAGGTTTATGAAGATTACCATTGATTGATGAACATTTAGAAATGATGCAAAAAACT encodes the following:
- a CDS encoding ABC transporter permease, which produces MKLKLFFKQSLKDFITRWPLYLVFNLFFIVATSLALGLLVFSATFTKDISQTMGLDRYPNARFITQKYLVQYEGEKPLEDRYKNLFIQQEQAGLPVYNFYWDTIKEVENPGIDEKIFTGVINDLYKYFAYFEGDIYRWDPSRMITNSYLQTLPTLRHIISKGELKMINLYVSKIQSVFRSQFRVNNIQTAFILDKYVKQNPEQQDFAFQFERTWKSKVAIANVDQNFSAEILTTTPWMGDLYKGYYGDETSELLDVDKTATIPNYKLFHENYLNYTNYIQWVNLNAEQNKDYLNKASPKFGHFFYTQPKTKEDLNLKIGNIYNVTVNNKTETKSYPLLFAGTNMDASNVWHRTGSSQLYMPVQMIDKMFYETFHNEESPLTNLEQYNFYSKNFNPDQFPLKFWKENSIETGQKYFSQWFQNNMMKKVDWRPEPNLQISTYWEKHETFTNVTLTLKIFLSLAIIIVIFVLALLFLIFFFISQQIILLQQRHLFFLKSLGINNWELSLLTTLSFLVPIIIGFVLSILGSFWIKNIFMNITYENLNFYHDFFATDLVSILVSMGLILINVVAFFVINIFIINSKVLKISGMGVAKTLPKFQVHLKYTVRKLNSKTRIGLAFAFKNIYKNIVSYVILTLAFTVILFSFQFQRSMGMSIKTYENWNSPYQSIKFNRSMPVYAYALDRARTNDAFVKAYDVIDVNELKQEDALDDKFWAQDLPQKAQTLNSEMNGKYIPKKTIINIVDKIIKNPSYENDITKKMKELEDLTKTPGLSISVNMMLNKLVDIKQRIPTFDGINIVFGKIVGQKRAPTISEGKQIGIFTTNATDPKIGIGLNIVAFENDNDSKERFYYDSNFAKNTRELIGYRSNVLNRAPRPSLLVNISKHYADFAHLKPGDQFNINLEGLPAIIKRSISTRTNYDNLNSLSLKVNKIITQDTYMLSVYLPQSNLFKYLSIINSKDPTLGLLYDHTFRKMIDNNNPIYVTNSFFSQNKTPMQLEYLTFPIANYDSGTPGSSISDYFKNSHSKIIQYLNNMESDVLLFNIVTKRLETLTQPFAGIMRNTILLTTAIAVTISMIITILALLENRETILLLKTMGYKRKEVLKYLVSGYLISAFLALATSILLSWILINIASTLMIQNLDLAIPFVWNLPFILIWAGLIIGFSSLVIISIIIYTKKQLPRNALAVL
- a CDS encoding M17 family metallopeptidase, which gives rise to MINLNAKQEEVTLVAVTETNLPKFVSKEDASTTLISSEAKIYMVLNAKTNDRRKQLKKAFANFVATNKVNLNIDLDSIIAIAKDLDPKIVFNTIFETIDFVSFKSFSLKEKQEESKIVYNLLTKHDFQKEHAIEVIKTEMTNYARVLQDTPPNIGTSVYFAKKIVDDAKKIAGINAKILGVKEAKELGMGLFLGVNAGSNVEGQVVVLEYTSDAKLPKTALVGKGITFDSGGYNLKPAQFMDGMKFDMSGAAIMLTTVMALAKAKAKANVVAIGMFTDNRIGGNATLTESVLTSMNGKTVQIDNTDAEGRLVLADGITYAVREQKADRVIDLATLTGAITIALGHWFTGAFSKNDELYAEAEKAAKVAGEGLWRLPLIDEHLEMMQKTPIADLTNAEKGREAGSSTAAAFLNVFAEEKPFLHLDIAGTADRDGRGNAIMLKTLFEMLNK